From the genome of Mucilaginibacter paludis DSM 18603:
CGGCTTTTTTGTGTAGCGATAGGAAGTTTTTCTGGAACAAACAAACCGCTAAATTGAATTAATTGGCCAATGTTTGGTACTGCTTCTTTTATCCACGCATCCGTCGTTAAATAAAATGCATATTTGTATAAATAGACCACAAAAATGAACCGTATTTGTCTGATTGAGGATGAGCACAAGGTAGCTGCGTTTATAAAAAACGGGCTTGAAGAGCACGAGTATCTGGTAAATGTTGCTACCGATGGCGCGCGCGGCATTGAGCTGATAGAAAATAATAACTACGATTTATTGATATTGGATATTATGCTGCCTGTTGTTAGCGGTATAGATGTTTGTAAACACGTAAGGGCCACAAATCCGCATATCCCTATCCTGATGCTTACCGCACTGGGTGCCGTTGATGATAAGGTGGCGGGCTTAAAAGCCGGGGCTGATGATTACCTGGTGAAGCCTTTTCACTTTATTGAGCTGCTGGCCCGTATAGAAGCATTGTTGCGCCGCCAAACCATGGAGAAGGTTGATGCCGAAATATTGAAGTTTGACGATCTGGAATTGGATACCTCGGGTAAAACGGCCACGCGCGCCGGTAAAACTATTGTGTTAACGGCCAAGGAGTATGCTTTGCTTGAGCTATTTATGCGCAACCAGGGCAAAATACTAACCCGGCAGTATATTGCCGAAAGGGTATGGGGCATTGGCTTTGATACTGGTACCAATTTTATTGATGTTTACATGAGCTTTTTGCGCAACAAAATAGAAAAAGGCTTTGATGGCAAATTGTTGCATACCGCTATAGGTATGGGTTATGTTTTGAAAAAGGCATGAAAATAAAAACCCGGCTCTCTTTATATTTTACGTCGCTCAGCATCATTATTTTGCTTATCGGCATAGGGTCGGTTTACCTTTCTATACTGGGTATTTTACGTGCCGAATTTTTTAGCCGGCTTAAAGACCGGGCCACCGTAGCCGCCCAGCTATACCTAAAGGCCGATGAAATATCGCAAGACTCGTTGGCTATTATACGCGGGCAATACCTGGAGAAGATACCTACCGAGGTGATCCGGATTTATAACTCAAAAAACAAGGCCACCTTTATACCCGAAAAGGAACCCCATTGGGATGAACGGGTGGTTGAAAGGGTGCGCCATAACGGCTACCTGCAATACATGAATGGCGGCAGGCAGGTAGTAGGCTTGTTTTTTAGAGATAACCAGGGCGATTTTGTGGTACTGGCATCTGCGCAGGATATGGCTACAGATATTAGGATGCGCAACCTGTTAGGGATTATGAGCATCATATTTTTGGTGATCATTGTTTTGTGTTTTTTGATGGGGCGATGGGTAGCCGATAGCCTGCTGTACCCTATTAATCAGGTTATCAGCCGGATGAAGATCATCAGGGCCAGTAACCTGAACATGCGTGTTGACGAGGGGAAAGGCAACGACGAGATCAGCCTGTTGGCTCGTAACTTTAATAACCTGCTTGAGCACCTTGAAAACGCTTTTGAGCTGCAAAAAACCTTTGTAGCAAACGCTTCGCACGAGCTGCGCACCCCTATAACAAGCATCATCGGCGAAGCCGAAATAGCCCTGGTTAAAGAGCGTGAACCGGCGGAATACCAACGGGTTTTAAGATCGGTACTGTTTGACTCGGAACGGCTCGGAAACACCATAACCGGTTTGCTTGAACTGGCCGAAATTGATATGGACTTTTCAAGAGCCACCTTAACACCCGTGCGGATAGACGAAATATTATGGGAGCTATGGGCTTACTGGAACGAAAAGCTGGCATTAAACTTATTACAGGTTGAAATAGATAATGTGATTGATGATGAGCGCTCGGTGATTGTTAATTGTAATAAATCGCTGATGTACATTGCATTGAATAACCTTATTTCAAACGCCTTTAAGTTTTCAAACAACCAACCGGTAAAGTGCATATTACGGACTGCTAAAAATCAACTGAATATTGATATTATAGACAATGGCCTTGGCATCAGCACAGAGGAGCTGGGTAATCTTTTTAAACCATTTTACAGGGCCTCAAACGTAGCCGATATTCCGGGGCACGGCCTCGGGTTATATATTACCAACAGTATCGTTTCGCTGTATATGGGCAGTTTATCTATCAAAGCTAATGGTGGTGGTGGCACCGTATTTTCCATCCAATTCCCTGTAGAATAAATTTAATCTCCTTTTAATCCTTGTTTAACGACGTTCTTCCGTTTTGCGCGTAGCTTTGCTTTACATAAAAACAAAGCAATCTTAATAAAATTAATACCTAATTAATTTAAAGTTGATGAGAGAGGATCGGTGGCATTCACACCGTGTAGCCGGTCCGATCTTTTTTTTTTGTTACATCCTAAAACTATATGAATAAACTCCGTAGCAGTATGCTTTTGACGGCATCGTTAATAGGTTTTGCATTAACCGCCCGATGCCAGACAGATACTTTACATCTTGATTTTAAACAGGCAGAAGGCCTGTTTCTAAAAAATAACCTGAGCTTATTGGCTCAAAAGTAT
Proteins encoded in this window:
- a CDS encoding HAMP domain-containing sensor histidine kinase, whose amino-acid sequence is MKIKTRLSLYFTSLSIIILLIGIGSVYLSILGILRAEFFSRLKDRATVAAQLYLKADEISQDSLAIIRGQYLEKIPTEVIRIYNSKNKATFIPEKEPHWDERVVERVRHNGYLQYMNGGRQVVGLFFRDNQGDFVVLASAQDMATDIRMRNLLGIMSIIFLVIIVLCFLMGRWVADSLLYPINQVISRMKIIRASNLNMRVDEGKGNDEISLLARNFNNLLEHLENAFELQKTFVANASHELRTPITSIIGEAEIALVKEREPAEYQRVLRSVLFDSERLGNTITGLLELAEIDMDFSRATLTPVRIDEILWELWAYWNEKLALNLLQVEIDNVIDDERSVIVNCNKSLMYIALNNLISNAFKFSNNQPVKCILRTAKNQLNIDIIDNGLGISTEELGNLFKPFYRASNVADIPGHGLGLYITNSIVSLYMGSLSIKANGGGGTVFSIQFPVE
- a CDS encoding response regulator transcription factor gives rise to the protein MNRICLIEDEHKVAAFIKNGLEEHEYLVNVATDGARGIELIENNNYDLLILDIMLPVVSGIDVCKHVRATNPHIPILMLTALGAVDDKVAGLKAGADDYLVKPFHFIELLARIEALLRRQTMEKVDAEILKFDDLELDTSGKTATRAGKTIVLTAKEYALLELFMRNQGKILTRQYIAERVWGIGFDTGTNFIDVYMSFLRNKIEKGFDGKLLHTAIGMGYVLKKA